A genomic segment from Panthera tigris isolate Pti1 chromosome A1, P.tigris_Pti1_mat1.1, whole genome shotgun sequence encodes:
- the TXNDC15 gene encoding thioredoxin domain-containing protein 15, translated as MAARNRARARAPDSPPPGLLGVGSATRVAVRGSPCVLGGGPASRPPRAMRLFGWWQLLLWVLGPPACGLEVAEEHSHLLSEEQSAPALQAGALSVGEEQPSRSQAGQDRSAGDSSAVLGLDTGGDHVVMLSVIPGEAEAEARLGRELSSGTCGAGGEEDSRCSLREHLFSLDGAGASFPDREEEYYPEPEVADADPAPPEDSNNTESLKSPKVNCEERNVTGLENSTLKILNMSQDLMDFLNPNGSDCTLVLFYTPWCRFSASLAPHFNSLPRAFPALHFLALDASQHSSLSTRFGTVAVPNILLFQGAKPMARFNHTDRTLETLKIFIFNQTGIEAKKNVVVTQADQIGPLPSTLIKSVDWLLVFSLFFLISFIMYATIRTESIRWLIPGQEQEHAE; from the exons ATGGCGGCACGGAATCGCGCTCGCGCTCGCGCTCCcgactcccctcccccaggcctcttGGGGGTTGGGAGCGCAACGCGCGTAGCCGTGCGCGGGTCGCCCTGCGTCCTGGGTGGTGGTCCCGCCAGCCGCCCGCCCCGCGCCATGCGTCTCTTCGGCTGGTGGCAGCTCCTGCTTTGGGTGCTGGGGCCTCCTGCCTGCGGCCTGGAGG TTGCAGAGGAACACAGTCACTTGCTGTCGGAGGAACAGTCTGCGCCGGCTCTGCAGGCAGGGGCCCTGTCGGTGGGTGAGGAGCAGCCCTCCCGCAGCCAGGCGGGCCAGGACAGATCAGCCGGAGACTCGAGCGCAGTGCTGGGGCTGGACACGGGTGGTGACCACGTGGTGATGCTGTCCGTGATCCCCGgggaggctgaggctgaggccaGGCTGGGCCGTGAGCTGAGCAGCGGCACCTGCGGGGCCGGAGGGGAGGAGGACTCACGCTGCAGTCTCCGAGAGCATCTGTTCTCTCTGGATGGCGCCGGGGCGAGCTTCCCCGACCGAGAAGAGGAGTATTACCCAGAGCCCGAAGTGGCCGACGCGGATCCAGCCCCGCCCGAGGACTCCAATAACACCGAGAGTCTGAAATCCCCCAAGGTGAACTGTGAGGAGAGAAATGTGACTGGTTTGGAGAACTCcactctgaaaattttaaatatgtcacaG GACCTCATGGATTTTCTAAACCCAAATGGTAGTGACTGCACCCTAGTCCTGTTTTACACCCCGTGGTGCCGATTTTCTGCCAGTTTGGCCCCTCATTTTAATTCTCTGCCCCGGGCATTTCCAGCTCTTCATTTTTTGGCACTGGATGCATCTCAGCACAGCAG CCTTTCTACCAGGTTTGGCACCGTAGCGGTTCCTAACATCTTGTTATTTCAAGGAGCTAAACCAATGGCTAGATTTAATCATACAGACCGAACATTGGAAACActgaaaatcttcatttttaaccaGACAG GTATAGAAGCCAAGAAAAATGTGGTGGTAACTCAAGCTGACCAAATAGGCCCTCTTCCCAGCACTTTGATAAAAAGTGTGGACTGGCTGcttgtattttccttattctttttaattagttttattatGTATGCTACCATTCGAACTGAGAGCATCCGGTGGCTCATTCCAGGACAAGAGCAGGAACATGCGGAGTAG